DNA from Paraburkholderia sp. BL10I2N1:
CCTCATCCACAAATTGACGGGCCATCTCGTCCCGCCTTGCCCATCCCCGTATCGCTAACTCCGTCGCGGCGGCAACCTGCGCTGCTTCGCCGTGAAACGGCAATGCCAGCAGTTGGCGCAGCAGTTCCCGCGCCTTGACGTTGCGTTTCTCAAAACGCTCAATGATTTGCTCTGTGGCGGTATCGCGCCACCACGTCAACAGATGACTCAAGAGATCGTCGCGGTCTTTGAAGTGCCAGTAAAAGCTGCCCCGTGTGACCCCAAGATTTTTCGACAGAACCTCTACACGCACGGCTTCGACACTCTTGTCGACCAGAACTTCTGCGGCTGCACGAATCCAGTCATCCGGCGTGAGTTGAGGTTTGCTTGACGCGTCCGAAGTACGCGGTACCGAAGATCGTGACATTGCGTGTCCGTAAGGGCAAAAGAAATATTTTACTTCATCGACACATGCAGAACCGTATGGTCATGTGTATTCACGTTAACACCTGGAAATTTGACTGGCTAGGGTTATTGACTTCATCTCTGCGACGACATACGATGCACTCCATACACATACGTATGTGTATGGAAAGAACTCGAGGAGAGCGAGAATGGGCGATTTGGCAGGCGTTGGAAAGACGCTGCAGGCGGCGGACCATCGAACGAACTATCACGAGGTCGGGCAGGGCAAGCCGCTTTTCCTGCTGCATGGATCTGGTCCCGGTGTGTCGGGCTGGACCAACTGGAAGGGCGTGATGAGCGATCTTGGTGAGCAGTTTCGCGTGATCGTGCCAGACATCGCCGGCTTTGGTTTCACCGAGTTCAAGGAAGGCAGCAAGTACGACATCAAGCTCTGGGTGCGCCATCTCACGGGCATCATGGACGCACTTGGTATCGAGAAGGCGTCCTTCGTCGGAAACTCGTTCGGTGGCGCGCTCGCCATCGGGCTTGCGCTTTTCGACAAGCAACGCGTTGACCGGCTAGTGTTGCTAGGCACCCCTGCAGGCGAATTCGAACAGACCCCCGGCCTGAGGTCGGCATGGACATATGAACCGTCGCTCGAGAACATGGAGCAGACGATGCGTTTGTTCCCTTTTGACCAGGCGATCATCACCGATGAGATGGTCCGGACGCGTTATGAGGCCAG
Protein-coding regions in this window:
- a CDS encoding TetR/AcrR family transcriptional regulator, whose protein sequence is MSRSSVPRTSDASSKPQLTPDDWIRAAAEVLVDKSVEAVRVEVLSKNLGVTRGSFYWHFKDRDDLLSHLLTWWRDTATEQIIERFEKRNVKARELLRQLLALPFHGEAAQVAAATELAIRGWARRDEMARQFVDEVDGKRLAYIAQCFSALGFDISEARKRAFALYSYELAESLLSNQGTDKQRDERRVFMERMLLRDEH
- a CDS encoding alpha/beta hydrolase, producing MGDLAGVGKTLQAADHRTNYHEVGQGKPLFLLHGSGPGVSGWTNWKGVMSDLGEQFRVIVPDIAGFGFTEFKEGSKYDIKLWVRHLTGIMDALGIEKASFVGNSFGGALAIGLALFDKQRVDRLVLLGTPAGEFEQTPGLRSAWTYEPSLENMEQTMRLFPFDQAIITDEMVRTRYEASARPGAQDALRKLIPRPNNDGPTIVKGFPASAVAGIEAPTLVLHGREDRVVPPACGALLAQHIPNADLYQFAKCGHWVQTERRDDFLRLVTDFVGQQS